A genomic region of Mesorhizobium sp. NZP2077 contains the following coding sequences:
- a CDS encoding SDR family oxidoreductase — protein MTKSTNDKPHAPQTKILVLGATGPTGRLIVSQALALGYEVTALVRSPKKAAEMKGVRLVVGDARDEKTLRQAVSGQDAVISALGTPASPFKQVTLLSTATRALVKAMKTERISRLITITGMGAGDSAGHGGFLFDNVIFPLLLRNVYADKNRQEAVIRESDLDWTIIRPSVLNKKAGRGNVRTLTDLSGLHGGTISREDVAKFVLDQVHSDAWRHRSPLITW, from the coding sequence ATGACCAAGTCCACAAACGACAAACCCCACGCCCCGCAGACCAAAATATTGGTTTTGGGGGCGACGGGGCCGACTGGCCGTCTCATCGTCAGCCAGGCATTGGCACTCGGATATGAGGTGACGGCACTGGTCCGATCCCCCAAAAAAGCGGCGGAGATGAAGGGCGTTCGGCTTGTTGTCGGCGACGCCCGCGATGAGAAGACCCTACGCCAGGCCGTCAGCGGGCAGGATGCCGTCATCAGTGCCCTGGGCACTCCGGCCAGCCCGTTCAAGCAGGTGACGCTGCTCTCGACCGCGACCCGCGCGCTCGTCAAGGCAATGAAGACGGAACGCATCTCGCGCCTGATCACCATCACCGGGATGGGCGCGGGCGACAGCGCCGGCCATGGCGGGTTCCTGTTCGATAACGTGATTTTCCCGCTGCTCCTGCGCAACGTCTATGCGGACAAGAACCGGCAGGAAGCCGTCATCCGTGAGTCCGATCTCGATTGGACTATCATCCGGCCATCCGTTTTGAACAAAAAGGCGGGACGCGGCAATGTCCGCACTCTAACCGATCTGTCCGGCCTCCATGGCGGGACCATCTCGCGGGAAGACGTTGCGAAATTTGTCCTCGACCAGGTGCATAGCGACGCCTGGCGGCATCGTTCGCCACTGATTACGTGGTGA
- a CDS encoding ABC transporter substrate-binding protein: MRFATVAALAGAAMVGATVMPAMASSDAPVIALANAYYGNTWRHQMVEAFEASAKEAKAAGQIADYIVMNGDGSVAQQNSQIAELILKKVDVLAVDAASETAVNGIIEKACKAGIIVISFDSVASAPCNYQLNFDFKGYKATQAEAVFKMLGGKGNVLQVRGVKGSAPDNDMFNAQQSVLAKYPDIKVVATVYGQATASVAQAAIANVLPSLPHVDAVLGQGGSDDVGIAQAFVQYGGDYAGKMPIIEGGGGTDFVKWWADENAKNGYQTVSMNTTPGIGGAAFWLGLSLLKGAKAPKLMIMPVATVDASNLKDYAKLPGGQIISPSYSLDWVKQNLLSK; the protein is encoded by the coding sequence ATGAGATTTGCAACTGTGGCGGCGCTCGCCGGCGCTGCGATGGTGGGCGCTACGGTGATGCCGGCAATGGCGTCTTCGGACGCGCCGGTCATCGCGCTCGCCAACGCCTATTACGGCAACACCTGGCGGCATCAGATGGTGGAAGCATTCGAAGCCTCGGCCAAGGAAGCCAAGGCCGCCGGGCAGATCGCCGATTATATCGTCATGAACGGCGACGGCTCCGTCGCGCAGCAGAATAGCCAGATCGCAGAACTGATCCTCAAGAAGGTCGACGTGCTCGCTGTCGACGCCGCCTCGGAAACAGCGGTCAACGGCATCATCGAAAAAGCCTGCAAGGCCGGCATCATCGTCATCTCCTTCGATTCTGTGGCCTCGGCGCCCTGCAACTACCAGCTTAATTTCGACTTCAAGGGCTACAAGGCCACCCAGGCCGAAGCGGTCTTCAAGATGCTCGGCGGCAAGGGCAACGTCCTGCAGGTGCGCGGCGTCAAGGGCTCGGCGCCCGACAACGACATGTTCAACGCGCAGCAGTCGGTGTTGGCGAAGTACCCTGACATCAAGGTGGTTGCTACCGTCTATGGCCAGGCGACCGCCTCGGTGGCGCAGGCGGCGATCGCCAACGTGCTGCCCTCGCTGCCGCATGTCGACGCCGTGCTCGGCCAGGGTGGCAGCGACGACGTCGGCATTGCGCAGGCCTTCGTCCAATATGGCGGCGACTACGCCGGCAAGATGCCGATCATCGAGGGCGGCGGCGGCACCGACTTCGTCAAATGGTGGGCTGACGAGAATGCCAAGAATGGCTACCAGACCGTGTCGATGAACACCACGCCGGGCATCGGCGGCGCCGCCTTCTGGCTCGGCCTGTCGCTGCTGAAGGGCGCCAAGGCGCCCAAGCTGATGATCATGCCGGTGGCTACGGTCGATGCCAGCAACCTCAAGGACTATGCGAAGCTGCCGGGCGGCCAGATCATCAGTCCGAGCTACTCGCTGGACTGGGTGAAGCAGAACCTGCTGAGCAAGTAA
- a CDS encoding LysR substrate-binding domain-containing protein, translating into MDLLALADFVLVARHGGFGRAARAATRPKATLSRRVAELEAGLGLRLVERGARTLKLTEEGRALYERAGHLLTELDETAAAIASGGQKPRGKLRISAPLLFSQTAMGKIAAGFALKYPEVRLEVSTEDRAVDMIEEGFDLVIRVNPNPDETLVGRAFLHDRLVVAASPGLARPTGNTTALAVVRSASDRLTWQVMTATGPTQIMIEPVLALTSLVMVRDAVRAGVGAGRLPLSLVSHDLADGTLVEWGEVDGPDIVLWTLYPSKRLLSARVSAFLNYLKEAFPMGTPDELAAYIGK; encoded by the coding sequence ATGGATTTGCTGGCTCTCGCGGATTTCGTGCTCGTGGCCCGCCACGGCGGCTTCGGCCGTGCAGCACGGGCCGCCACTCGCCCCAAGGCGACTTTGTCGCGACGGGTGGCAGAACTTGAGGCTGGCCTGGGATTGCGACTTGTCGAGCGTGGCGCGCGGACACTCAAACTGACCGAGGAAGGGCGGGCGCTCTACGAACGGGCAGGCCATTTGCTGACCGAACTGGACGAAACCGCTGCAGCGATTGCCTCGGGCGGACAGAAGCCGCGAGGCAAACTGCGGATAAGTGCACCATTGCTTTTTTCTCAAACCGCAATGGGCAAGATCGCCGCCGGTTTTGCGCTGAAGTACCCGGAAGTCCGGCTTGAGGTCTCCACGGAAGACCGCGCTGTGGATATGATCGAGGAGGGGTTTGATCTGGTGATCCGAGTAAACCCGAATCCGGATGAGACCCTTGTCGGGCGGGCGTTCCTGCACGATCGACTGGTGGTCGCCGCTAGCCCGGGTCTCGCCCGGCCGACGGGGAACACGACAGCGCTCGCCGTCGTACGATCGGCGAGCGATCGACTGACCTGGCAAGTGATGACCGCCACCGGCCCGACCCAAATTATGATCGAGCCCGTTCTGGCGCTAACATCCCTTGTCATGGTCCGGGACGCGGTGCGAGCCGGCGTTGGCGCCGGCCGCCTACCTTTGTCGCTCGTGAGCCACGATCTCGCAGACGGCACGCTGGTAGAATGGGGCGAGGTCGACGGACCTGACATTGTCCTTTGGACGCTCTACCCGTCCAAGCGGCTCCTGAGCGCTCGGGTGTCAGCGTTTCTGAACTATCTCAAGGAGGCCTTCCCAATGGGGACGCCTGACGAACTGGCGGCTTATATCGGCAAATAA
- a CDS encoding ABC transporter permease, whose amino-acid sequence MNALSAFTFWAQRNRWIWAAIGVLLLWLVLSVVTNRFSLSSLSGIILSASFLTVVGIGQMLVVTTGRGNIDLSVASVITLSAFVALLTIKGQDANLAIGVAAALLLGLAVGLLNSLLVVGLGIPAIIATLATGYVLATATLLSNKAISGFAVSPALKGLATGRISGVPIMAIIAILGVMAASFVLRYTVFGQLLSAVGQNRAAARLAAINNGRVIAAAFIISSVLASLDGLLLGAYIGGAFLEMGQPYLLQSIAAVVLGGTLIFGGAATAVGTLFASILLILIVTTMQIIGLPPGVQDIVQGIVVIFVLALAGRQAMTRRAPVEPARGGDDSALPAGDQPA is encoded by the coding sequence ATGAACGCGCTGTCCGCCTTCACGTTCTGGGCGCAGAGGAACCGCTGGATCTGGGCGGCGATCGGCGTGCTCCTGCTCTGGCTGGTGCTTTCGGTGGTCACCAACCGCTTCAGCCTCTCCAGCCTGTCGGGCATCATCTTGTCGGCCTCGTTCCTGACGGTCGTCGGCATCGGCCAGATGCTCGTGGTGACGACGGGGCGCGGCAACATCGACCTCTCCGTCGCTTCGGTGATCACGCTCAGCGCCTTCGTCGCGCTGCTCACCATCAAGGGCCAGGATGCCAACCTTGCGATTGGCGTCGCCGCTGCCCTCCTGCTCGGCCTCGCGGTCGGGCTGCTCAATTCACTGCTCGTCGTCGGCCTCGGTATTCCGGCGATCATCGCGACGCTCGCGACCGGCTATGTGCTGGCGACCGCGACGCTGCTGTCGAACAAGGCAATTTCCGGCTTTGCCGTCAGCCCGGCGCTGAAGGGTCTGGCGACGGGCCGCATTTCGGGTGTTCCGATCATGGCCATCATTGCCATTCTTGGCGTGATGGCCGCCTCCTTCGTGCTGCGCTACACTGTGTTCGGGCAGCTGCTGTCGGCGGTCGGCCAGAACCGCGCGGCCGCCCGGCTCGCCGCCATCAACAACGGCCGGGTGATCGCCGCGGCCTTCATCATCTCGTCGGTGCTGGCCTCGCTCGATGGCCTGCTGCTCGGCGCCTATATCGGCGGCGCCTTCCTCGAAATGGGCCAGCCCTACCTCCTGCAGTCGATCGCCGCGGTGGTGCTCGGCGGAACGCTGATCTTCGGCGGCGCGGCAACCGCTGTCGGCACCCTGTTCGCCAGCATCCTTTTGATCCTGATCGTCACCACGATGCAGATCATCGGCCTGCCTCCGGGCGTCCAGGACATCGTGCAAGGCATCGTCGTCATCTTCGTTCTCGCGCTTGCCGGACGACAGGCTATGACGCGGCGAGCACCGGTCGAGCCGG
- a CDS encoding ATP-binding cassette domain-containing protein yields the protein MSQLAVAEQDSAAAAARAAPIRPSVVTLTGITKSFGPTLANAGIDLSVAAGCVIGLVGGNGAGKSTLMRILCGAMWPTLGSISFAGEELDFSDYGTGEAQRRGIRMVHQELSLCANLSVAENFFLETPGDAASRPGWRALYRARAREALDAVFPGNAIDADAEVGHLSIAERQMVEIARAAATPGVKLIVLDEPTSSLDLDRSKQLRAFVRERAQAGLAFIFISHKLQEIIDIAAEIVVLRNGRTAWRGHVADASIGKLVQLMGGDANPVHQHAVAAASAQDVLVRLSGALTAELGHDIDIVRGEIVGLAGLEGSGQKELLHAIFRPDRKQSAAVTRHAQASFIAGDRQKEGVFPLWSVLGNISIGALARRPALSLVSDRGNRDTAAGAASKLRLDERRFGSNVTELSGGNQQKALVARALVADTPIILLDDPTRGVDIATKQDFYRLCNDIARSGRTLVWHTTEDAELLACDRVLVFAGGRIVRELSGEAITESAVVGASFTQPTDRLAGAGHKDAAAAGLGRKLVNAAPFIGLAAVLAVMISANPAVASIFGLDLLLMPALSLVLVTAAQMFIVGGSEIDLGVGAFAGLVSVLSATLLYDQPYLGALALLAAVVAYAGLGGLIQARKIPAIVVTLGASFIWVGLGYALQPTPGGASPEWLTALFGWSLDFLPTSIILIAAVALVVLVIDRLPLGVVLRGFGNNPVAMIRSGWSPTRYALVRYLIAGLFAAAAGLSLTAINTASDINSGNSFTLLSVAAVVMGGCSLLGGIVSPVGAIAGAVTLSLIGALLGTLNVSSDFNAATQGLILIALLTLRSLTADRRSEQ from the coding sequence ATGTCCCAGCTTGCCGTTGCCGAACAGGACAGCGCCGCAGCCGCGGCGCGCGCCGCCCCTATCCGGCCAAGCGTCGTCACGCTCACCGGAATAACCAAGAGTTTTGGACCGACCCTCGCCAATGCCGGAATCGACCTCTCCGTCGCCGCCGGCTGCGTGATCGGGCTGGTCGGCGGCAACGGCGCGGGAAAATCGACGTTGATGCGCATCCTGTGCGGCGCGATGTGGCCAACGCTGGGCTCCATTTCCTTCGCCGGCGAGGAGCTTGACTTCAGCGACTACGGCACCGGCGAAGCGCAGCGGCGCGGCATCCGCATGGTGCATCAGGAGCTGTCGCTCTGCGCCAACCTGTCGGTCGCCGAGAACTTCTTTCTGGAAACCCCCGGCGACGCGGCCAGCCGGCCCGGCTGGCGCGCGCTCTATCGGGCTCGCGCTCGCGAGGCGCTGGACGCGGTTTTCCCCGGCAACGCCATCGATGCCGACGCCGAGGTCGGCCACCTCTCCATTGCCGAACGGCAGATGGTCGAGATCGCCCGCGCCGCGGCGACGCCCGGCGTCAAGCTGATCGTGCTCGACGAGCCGACATCCTCGCTCGATCTCGACCGCTCGAAACAGTTGCGCGCCTTCGTCCGTGAACGGGCACAGGCCGGGCTTGCCTTCATCTTCATCAGCCACAAGCTGCAGGAGATCATCGACATCGCCGCCGAGATCGTGGTGCTGCGCAACGGACGCACCGCATGGCGGGGCCACGTCGCGGACGCCTCGATCGGCAAGTTGGTGCAGTTGATGGGCGGCGATGCCAATCCGGTGCATCAGCACGCCGTCGCCGCTGCCTCGGCCCAGGACGTGCTGGTGCGGCTCTCCGGCGCGCTGACGGCAGAGCTCGGCCACGACATCGACATTGTGCGCGGCGAGATCGTCGGGCTGGCGGGCCTCGAAGGGAGCGGCCAGAAGGAGCTGCTGCACGCCATCTTCAGGCCCGACCGCAAGCAGAGCGCGGCGGTCACGAGACATGCGCAGGCCAGCTTCATCGCCGGAGACCGGCAGAAGGAAGGCGTGTTCCCGCTGTGGAGCGTGCTTGGAAACATCAGCATCGGCGCACTGGCCCGCCGCCCGGCACTCAGCCTGGTTTCCGATCGCGGCAACCGCGACACGGCCGCCGGCGCGGCCAGCAAGTTGCGGCTCGACGAAAGGCGCTTCGGTTCCAATGTCACCGAGCTCAGCGGCGGCAACCAGCAGAAGGCGCTGGTTGCCCGCGCGCTCGTCGCCGACACGCCGATCATCCTGCTCGATGATCCGACGCGCGGCGTCGACATCGCCACCAAGCAGGATTTCTACCGGCTCTGTAACGACATCGCGCGCAGCGGACGGACACTTGTCTGGCACACGACCGAGGACGCCGAACTGCTGGCCTGCGACCGCGTGCTGGTCTTTGCCGGCGGGCGTATCGTGCGGGAACTCTCAGGCGAAGCGATCACCGAATCGGCCGTTGTCGGCGCCTCTTTCACCCAGCCGACGGACAGGCTGGCCGGCGCCGGCCACAAGGATGCCGCCGCAGCCGGACTCGGCCGCAAGCTGGTCAATGCAGCGCCGTTCATCGGCCTTGCCGCCGTGCTCGCCGTGATGATCTCGGCCAATCCCGCCGTCGCCTCGATCTTCGGCCTCGATCTGCTGCTGATGCCGGCACTGTCGCTGGTGCTGGTGACGGCGGCGCAGATGTTCATCGTCGGCGGCAGCGAAATCGATCTCGGCGTCGGCGCCTTCGCCGGCCTGGTCAGCGTGCTCAGCGCCACGCTGCTCTACGATCAGCCATACCTTGGCGCGCTGGCGCTTTTGGCCGCGGTCGTTGCCTATGCCGGTCTCGGTGGCCTTATCCAGGCGCGAAAAATCCCGGCCATCGTCGTCACGCTCGGCGCGTCCTTCATCTGGGTGGGGCTGGGCTATGCGCTGCAGCCGACGCCGGGCGGCGCCAGTCCGGAATGGCTGACGGCGCTGTTCGGCTGGTCGCTCGACTTCCTGCCAACATCGATCATCCTCATCGCGGCGGTCGCCCTGGTGGTGTTGGTGATCGACCGGCTGCCGCTTGGCGTGGTGCTGCGCGGCTTCGGCAACAACCCCGTCGCCATGATCCGCTCGGGATGGTCGCCGACGCGCTATGCCCTGGTGCGGTATCTGATCGCCGGGCTGTTCGCGGCGGCCGCCGGCCTGTCGCTGACGGCGATCAACACGGCGAGCGACATCAATTCCGGCAATTCGTTCACGCTGCTCAGCGTCGCCGCCGTGGTGATGGGCGGCTGCTCGCTGCTCGGCGGCATCGTCTCGCCGGTCGGCGCCATCGCCGGCGCGGTGACGCTGTCGCTGATCGGCGCGCTGCTTGGAACGCTCAATGTCAGCAGCGACTTCAACGCCGCGACGCAAGGCCTGATCCTGATCGCGCTCTTGACACTGCGCAGCCTGACCGCCGACCGCAGGAGCGAACAATGA